DNA from Elgaria multicarinata webbii isolate HBS135686 ecotype San Diego chromosome 8, rElgMul1.1.pri, whole genome shotgun sequence:
GGATAGCTAGCCATATATTTAACAGGATTCCTCACTTCAAGACAGTGAGTGCCCTCCACTACCAATTAATTAAAACCAATAAATTTAACAATTCAGACCACGGCCATCTCTTCCTCTCAACCCCCTACCCCACCTCCCTTCTTTCTAGACTGTTAGGTTGCTGCCTTTCATTTCTAATTCCCCTTGCCGTATGTATAAAATAAGAGAACAAAAATAACATTTGATTTTTGGTGAAAATTAATTCCCAAAGCAGAGTTGAGtttctttctttagaaaacaagcCTGCAGCACCGATGCTCCTTGCctgtcccccccccgcccccccccgccccccatgtgcTTTGAGTTGCCTTCTTTTGGGAAGAGCCAGCTCAAGGCAAGAGCGGCCGACAAGACGAGCCGGCCTGTTTGTTTGTCGACCACATACATACCTGTGTGCGTCCTTTTGTGGATTTTGAGATTTTCCGACCGAGCAAAGACTTTCCCGCATCCCGGGAAAGGGCAAGGGAACGGTTTCTCGCCCGTGTGGACTCGGATGTGGTTGACCAGTTTATATTTGGCCTTGAAAGGCTTCCCTTCTCTGGGACACTCTTCCCAGAagcagatgtggttggactgctcGGGGCCCCCAACGTGCTCCACGGTGACGTGAGTCACCAGCTCGTGCATGGTGCTGAAAGTTTTGTTGCAGGACTTTTTGGGGTTCGCCAGCTGCTCGGGCTCGATCCACTTGCAGATGAGCTCCTGCTTGATGGGCTGCCGCATGTAGCGGAAGAAGGCCCCCGCCCCGTGGTGGGCTGCCATGTTCATATTCATGTGGCCGTAGCCGTGCAGCTGGGGCGACGCGTAGTGCTCGGAGCGCGGGCTCGTCACCTGGCCGTACTGCTCCGGCCGCCCGTACATGTCGCCCGAGAAGCCCAGGCGCATCTGCCCGTTGACCACGTTGGGCGACGCGTGGCTGCTGGCTTGCTCGTGGAGGCCCGGGAAGAGGAGGTGGCCCGCCGCCTCGCCGTGCCCGTGCGGCCCGCCGAAGCTGCCGGCCGCCGAGGCGAAGAGGCTGTGCTGGGcgctggccgccgccgccgcctcgccgAAGCCCCGGTTGCGGAAGAGGAAGTCCCGCGTGGAGTTGAAGGCGGCCGCGCTGGAGTAGGAGCCGACGTGgcccgggtggtggtggtggtgccccaGCGCCGCCGCGGCCGCGTAGCCGGGCGCCTGCGAGGTGAAGGCGGTCTGGCCGGCCGAGGCCAGCTCGTGGCTGCTGGGGTTCAGCTTGAAGGCGCCCATGCCGGCGTCGGCGAAGGGGTTGATGCCCAGCCCCACTTCGCGCTCCGTCACATCGCCCGTGGCGTGGTGGCGAGAGGAGCCGAAGGTCGTCACGCCGATGGCCGGGTACTGCGGTCCGGCGTCCAGGAGCATCTTCCCCCGGGGcgcgggcagcggcggcggcggcggcggcggcggcaaccgcCCAGCGAAAGCGGAGGAGCGGGCGGGAAAGAAGCAGCCGCGGGGAGCAGGCGGGGAAGCGGGTCAAGGAGGACCGGGGACCAGCCGCCGCCAACAAGCCGACGAGGaggaagagccgccgccgccgccgccgccgccgccgccaatcCACGCAGCCTGGCTCTCCCTTTCTCTTGCAAAAGTCCGCGCGACGATCACCACTGAAGCCACCACATCAGGAACTCCCCCTTCGGCATCCGCGCACCAAAAGCACACGCGCAGGcacgcaggcacacacacacacgcacacacacacacacacacaccgcgagAGGGTGGGCGAAGGGGGTTGaggaggggggagcgggggaagaaATCTAGAAGCCGCAAAAATGGGAGAATCTGGATAAAATCGGCATCGGCGCGCGCACGGAACAGCCGGTCTGCCCCCTCTCTTGCCTCGCGGACTGCACTTTTCGGGGGGCTTcggcggggaggagggagagaattcaAAAGACCCCGCTCGCGAATAACAATAAtgaagagagaggaggaaacaGGCGCAGACGCGGggaaaaccaaagcaaaaaataaacttccttcagttctttctttcttgtttgctttcttgcttgatttttttttaagaagctaGAGGAATGTAACGAACTAGCGAgcaattttctcttctcttccagctcttccactcttttttccccttccgtctccttttcccctcctttggcttttttcccccttcactttttctttttttccccctgctttgtttaaaaaaaaaaaaaaaaacggcgcAAATCATGCACAATATTGTCTTTTGCGGTTTATCTTCCTGGGGAGAAACTTTCACCTCCTCAGCCGGGCGGTGAACGCGAGACTGATAGCGGCAATCATTCCTGCAGATAAATGAATTGAAAAGACGACACCGTCCCCCCCTTGATGAATGGGAGAAGTGGGAGGAGCTACGTGGAAGCCGACGTCGCTGCCCATTGGTGCCTGGCGGTTCCTACTTTCGCTTGCaactccctccttcctctccaaCTAAGGGTGCGCAAAACCTCTCTTCTCTCCTGATTGGCCAACTCCGCTCATCAATCCCAGGTATTGTGAAGCGCATTGACATCGCTTTTGACAAACAGGCTTGTACAGGAGTAGCAACTTTTTATATACACaaacatataaaatatataatttttcGGCTCGAAAATATTCCAGAGGCCTCTTTTCTATAGCCCTTCTATGGAGATTGGGAAAGATATAGAGGTTATTCCTGTTCTAtggtttgcttctttcttttgatGGTGGTGATGGGTTCCTGGCGATCAAGACCTTTGAACAACACTGAACAACTTTTTAAGGGGCTTGACCAAGGAAGTCCTTTTGTGACTTGCTCCTTTTCAATTTGTGAATCCTCCTTGTTTTGTCTCTGAGGCTCTCCAGTACTCTTATGCTGATTAcattagattttgttttaaaaacaacaggcgTGATTTCTGTGGGGAAAAGACTGTAA
Protein-coding regions in this window:
- the ZIC1 gene encoding zinc finger protein ZIC 1, producing the protein MLLDAGPQYPAIGVTTFGSSRHHATGDVTEREVGLGINPFADAGMGAFKLNPSSHELASAGQTAFTSQAPGYAAAAALGHHHHHPGHVGSYSSAAAFNSTRDFLFRNRGFGEAAAAASAQHSLFASAAGSFGGPHGHGEAAGHLLFPGLHEQASSHASPNVVNGQMRLGFSGDMYGRPEQYGQVTSPRSEHYASPQLHGYGHMNMNMAAHHGAGAFFRYMRQPIKQELICKWIEPEQLANPKKSCNKTFSTMHELVTHVTVEHVGGPEQSNHICFWEECPREGKPFKAKYKLVNHIRVHTGEKPFPCPFPGCGKVFARSENLKIHKRTHTGEKPFKCEFEGCDRRFANSSDRKKHMHVHTSDKPYLCKMCDKSYTHPSSLRKHMKVHESSSQGSQPSPAASSGYESSTPPTIVSPSTENQTTSSLSPSSSAVHHTSSHSTLTSNFNEWYV